The proteins below are encoded in one region of Deinococcus ruber:
- a CDS encoding MBL fold metallo-hydrolase, with product MTDLSASQPQTDSQIRVHRIEARFMELPNSVNAFVVELPASVVIVDTALAMSSAREIRRVADDTGKPIRAVLLTHGHPDHYTGLWAFPGIPSYATAETLAFAHREDDEKHEDGTYLLGEDYPLDRLFPDTIIEDGFALDVDGTKFTYVNLGPGESDDDGMWIFEDEHGVQHAFIGDAASDRTHAYFADGHTAHWLKNLDKLQEVLRPDAKLYVGHGDSPVSLDIVPKQRTYIETFLQTVRDLPQGLTPEQASEAVVAKMSPLVPEDRLITLLTYKLDRGIERAQQQQTAAPASAQATLDEYYRSANAGDWSAWCDLFADNTVMDEQLAGHVETAATLRQMMANGLGGYASFRNEPKHTVLSGNQAAVVSQITGRTHTGTDISARVINYFQFDDAGKIVYFMNTHDTVPFQPLFDPANTAPATETV from the coding sequence ATGACTGACCTTTCAGCTTCGCAGCCCCAGACCGACTCGCAGATTCGTGTTCACCGGATCGAGGCACGTTTCATGGAACTGCCCAACTCGGTCAATGCCTTTGTGGTCGAATTGCCCGCCAGCGTGGTGATCGTGGATACCGCGCTGGCGATGTCGAGCGCCCGCGAGATCCGCAGGGTAGCCGACGACACCGGCAAGCCGATCCGCGCCGTGCTGCTGACGCACGGACACCCCGACCACTACACCGGCCTGTGGGCCTTTCCCGGCATTCCCAGCTACGCCACTGCCGAAACCCTGGCTTTCGCGCACCGTGAAGACGACGAGAAGCACGAAGACGGCACGTACCTGCTCGGGGAAGATTACCCGCTCGACCGGCTGTTTCCCGACACCATCATCGAGGACGGCTTCGCGCTGGACGTGGACGGCACGAAATTTACGTATGTGAACCTCGGCCCCGGCGAGTCGGACGACGACGGCATGTGGATCTTCGAGGACGAACACGGCGTTCAGCACGCCTTCATCGGTGACGCCGCCTCTGACCGCACGCACGCCTACTTTGCCGACGGGCACACCGCGCACTGGCTGAAGAACCTCGACAAGCTTCAGGAAGTGCTGCGCCCCGACGCCAAACTGTATGTCGGTCACGGTGACAGCCCGGTTTCGCTCGACATCGTTCCAAAGCAGCGCACCTACATCGAGACGTTCCTTCAGACCGTGCGCGACCTGCCACAGGGACTGACGCCCGAACAGGCCAGCGAGGCAGTGGTGGCGAAGATGTCGCCGCTGGTGCCCGAAGACCGGCTGATTACCCTGCTGACCTACAAACTCGACCGGGGCATCGAGCGTGCCCAACAGCAGCAGACAGCGGCTCCAGCATCTGCTCAGGCGACGCTCGACGAGTACTACCGCAGCGCCAACGCCGGAGACTGGAGCGCGTGGTGCGACCTGTTCGCCGACAACACCGTGATGGATGAGCAGCTCGCGGGCCACGTCGAAACGGCGGCGACCCTGCGGCAGATGATGGCAAACGGGCTGGGCGGCTACGCGTCGTTCCGCAACGAGCCGAAGCATACGGTGCTCAGCGGCAATCAGGCGGCGGTGGTATCTCAGATCACCGGACGCACGCATACCGGCACCGATATCTCGGCGCGGGTCATCAACTACTTCCAGTTCGATGACGCGGGCAAGATCGTGTATTTCATGAACACTCACGACACCGTGCCGTTCCAGCCACTGTTCGACCCCGCCAACACCGCCCCGGCAACGGAAACGGTCTGA
- a CDS encoding GMC family oxidoreductase, whose translation MPVPAQLGTQATAAPGESGTDYIVVGAGSAGCVVAARLSESGSRVVLIEAGNTPPEVVHDPRRWPELWSTPLDWGYVSEPQPSLNGRTTHEPRGKGLGGTSNMNLMMYVRGHPQDFAGWGPGWSYPELLPYFQRLEAHASSATSSSEDPSEGRMQIRSAGQTSENPAAKAFLEACAQIGYARNPDTLAGEQVIGAGWHHLNIRQDGLRESTYTGYLRPALSRPNLRVEADALVHELLFDGTRCVGVRYQQGDVLHDLYASQEVILSAGTYGSPQLLLLSGIGPVEELERCGIPVRRELPGVGEHLQNHVLTGVVHTWASDLPRSELNHSEAYLYASSGLPAPDAEPDAPDIQINLVTLPFDLHEVQAQPQAITMVVGLTDPASRGSVRLRDRDPSHRPLLHPNYLGHPADLPRLSFGVRLARRLYAAPAFAAQVGPELLPGPAVPDEALGTYLLDHTDSYHHPVGTCRMGSGADDVVDYELRVHGMSGLRVIDASVMPRITRGNIHAAVLAIAEKGAALILSRASQSPHAEVL comes from the coding sequence ATGCCTGTGCCTGCCCAGCTCGGCACCCAGGCCACGGCGGCCCCCGGCGAAAGCGGAACCGACTACATCGTGGTCGGGGCGGGGTCTGCCGGGTGCGTGGTGGCGGCGCGGCTGAGTGAGTCGGGGAGCCGGGTGGTGCTGATCGAGGCGGGGAATACCCCTCCCGAGGTGGTGCACGATCCGCGCCGCTGGCCCGAACTGTGGAGCACGCCGCTCGACTGGGGGTATGTCAGCGAACCGCAGCCCTCACTGAACGGACGCACCACCCACGAACCACGCGGCAAAGGGCTGGGCGGCACCAGCAACATGAACCTGATGATGTACGTGCGCGGCCACCCGCAGGATTTTGCGGGCTGGGGGCCGGGCTGGAGTTACCCGGAGCTGCTGCCGTACTTCCAGCGCCTCGAAGCCCATGCCAGCAGCGCCACTTCCAGCAGCGAAGACCCGTCAGAGGGCCGGATGCAGATTCGCAGCGCCGGGCAGACCTCGGAAAATCCGGCGGCGAAGGCGTTTCTGGAGGCGTGCGCCCAGATCGGGTACGCCCGCAACCCGGACACGCTGGCGGGCGAACAGGTGATCGGCGCGGGCTGGCACCACCTGAACATCCGGCAGGACGGTCTGCGCGAAAGCACGTATACCGGGTATCTGCGCCCGGCGCTGTCGAGGCCCAATCTGCGGGTCGAAGCCGACGCCCTCGTTCACGAGTTGCTGTTCGACGGCACGCGCTGCGTGGGTGTGCGCTACCAGCAGGGCGACGTGCTGCACGACCTGTACGCCTCGCAGGAAGTGATTCTGAGCGCCGGAACCTACGGTTCTCCTCAGCTGCTGCTGCTGTCGGGCATCGGGCCTGTGGAGGAACTGGAACGCTGCGGCATTCCTGTGCGGCGCGAGTTGCCGGGCGTGGGCGAACACCTTCAGAACCACGTGCTGACCGGCGTGGTCCACACCTGGGCCAGCGACCTGCCGCGCTCAGAGCTGAATCACTCGGAGGCGTATCTGTACGCGTCTTCCGGGCTGCCCGCCCCCGACGCCGAGCCGGACGCCCCCGACATCCAGATCAATCTGGTGACGTTGCCCTTCGATCTGCACGAGGTTCAGGCGCAGCCGCAGGCCATCACCATGGTGGTCGGCCTGACCGATCCGGCGTCTCGGGGCAGCGTCCGGCTGCGTGACCGCGACCCCAGCCACCGCCCGCTGCTGCATCCCAATTATCTGGGCCACCCCGCCGATCTGCCGCGCCTGAGCTTTGGCGTCCGGCTGGCCCGCCGCCTGTATGCCGCGCCCGCCTTCGCCGCGCAGGTCGGGCCAGAGCTGCTGCCAGGGCCAGCGGTGCCCGATGAGGCGCTGGGCACGTATCTGCTGGATCACACCGATTCCTACCACCACCCGGTCGGCACCTGCCGGATGGGAAGCGGCGCAGACGACGTGGTGGATTACGAGTTGCGGGTACACGGAATGAGCGGGCTGCGGGTCATCGACGCCTCGGTCATGCCGCGCATTACCCGTGGCAACATTCACGCCGCTGTGCTGGCAATCGCCGAAAAGGGAGCCGCGCTGATTCTGAGCCGCGCTTCCCAGTCCCCCCATGCGGAGGTTTTATGA
- a CDS encoding DJ-1/PfpI family protein, protein MTQHLPLAGQKIAVLVESDFYEPEIFYYQRRFAEEGAEVHFMTRLWGQPSLTFQGHEYRAPFSVDKSFEGMSDETLRSYAAVIVPSGMVSDRLRYTSDVRELSPATAFMVRAFAEPDVLKGIICHGLWLMASAPETVRGRQLVVHNNLHGDALNMGAQYVDQDVVIDGDLITGRTGGHHHLFARQIIDTLIARSKTAEVPA, encoded by the coding sequence ATGACGCAGCATCTGCCGCTCGCAGGCCAGAAGATCGCCGTGCTGGTCGAGAGCGATTTCTACGAGCCTGAGATTTTCTACTATCAGCGCCGCTTTGCCGAGGAAGGCGCGGAAGTGCACTTCATGACGCGCCTGTGGGGCCAGCCCTCGCTGACCTTCCAGGGCCACGAGTACCGCGCTCCGTTCTCGGTCGACAAGAGCTTTGAAGGCATGTCGGACGAGACGCTCCGCAGCTACGCCGCCGTGATCGTGCCGTCTGGCATGGTGTCTGACCGCCTGCGGTACACCTCCGATGTCCGCGAACTGTCGCCTGCCACCGCGTTCATGGTGCGGGCGTTTGCCGAGCCAGACGTTCTCAAGGGCATCATCTGTCACGGGCTGTGGCTGATGGCGAGCGCCCCGGAGACGGTGCGGGGCCGCCAGCTGGTGGTGCACAACAACCTGCACGGCGACGCGCTGAACATGGGCGCACAGTACGTCGATCAGGACGTGGTAATTGACGGCGACCTGATCACCGGGCGCACCGGAGGACATCACCACCTGTTCGCCCGCCAGATCATCGACACGCTGATCGCCCGCAGCAAGACCGCCGAGGTGCCCGCTTGA
- a CDS encoding VOC family protein has translation MTFSHVALNCRDLAATERFYQQHLGFQLVRRIDLEDSSIVFLRLGDVRLELFQSQEDRPDEHSDGPARVGVRHLAFQVDDLDTALSRLGSAAQLTLGPLDFDSFIPGWRSAWLTDPDGRVIEISQGYADDPAPSSSLSKEAQP, from the coding sequence ATGACGTTCTCGCACGTGGCGCTCAACTGCCGCGATCTGGCCGCCACCGAACGCTTTTACCAGCAGCACCTGGGATTTCAGCTTGTTCGCCGCATCGACCTGGAAGACAGCAGCATCGTGTTTCTGCGACTGGGCGACGTGAGGCTCGAACTGTTCCAGTCGCAGGAAGACCGCCCCGATGAGCACTCGGACGGCCCGGCGCGGGTGGGCGTGCGTCACCTTGCCTTTCAGGTCGATGACCTGGACACGGCCCTCAGTCGTCTGGGCTCTGCCGCCCAGCTCACCCTGGGGCCGCTCGATTTCGACAGTTTCATTCCCGGCTGGCGCAGCGCGTGGCTGACCGACCCTGACGGACGGGTCATCGAGATCAGCCAGGGCTACGCCGACGATCCAGCGCCCTCTTCCAGCCTTTCAAAGGAGGCACAGCCATGA
- a CDS encoding AGE family epimerase/isomerase produces the protein MTIGDSVQSSVTQTATTQQDTSETNAISFSFSDSVAGYVQSFDAEKRRFEFRTSDGRIFQIRLKGGTYAYLVRNLGEPYLDATGQIDSMLEPGRFLYVYGTYYPQENAHVFEAQFLLFVGRKTDEFTFEKQNWWIHQLSEIARFYRKAQFGTGPIDYKDYRTTINLSGARPLDNYVQETDTISRLVYGFASAFMLTGEDEFLEVAEKGTEYLRDHMRFFDRDENIVYWYHGINVKGAREEKLFSSEFSDDYDAVPAYEQIYALAGPIQTYRVTGDPRILNDANLTIDLFDRFFLDKERGGYYSHLDPITLDPLSPSLGENTGKKNWNSVGDHAPAYLINLVLATRDPRFEKMLEDTFDTITNHFQDYDNSPFVQEKFLQDWSPDRQHMWQQNRGVVGHNLKIAWNLMRMYGSKPKPEYEKLARRIAEEMPKVGLDVQHGGWYDVMERARSHGDERYRFAFHDRKAWWQQEQGILAYLILNGVLGDEEYLRLARESSAFYNAWFLDHDDGAVYFNVFANGMPYLLGTERFKGSHSMSMYHSSELCYLSAVYSNLLIFKKPMDFYFKPEPGGFKDNILYVSPDILPPGRVKISAVTIDGKPYDNYDADDLSVKLPESDVRVKVMVTLQPI, from the coding sequence ATGACCATCGGCGATTCCGTTCAGAGCAGTGTGACCCAGACGGCGACCACCCAGCAGGACACGTCCGAAACCAACGCCATCAGCTTTTCGTTCTCGGACAGCGTGGCCGGGTACGTCCAGAGCTTCGATGCCGAGAAGCGCCGCTTCGAATTTCGCACCAGCGACGGGCGCATCTTCCAGATACGGCTGAAGGGCGGCACCTACGCCTACCTGGTTCGCAACCTGGGTGAGCCGTACCTGGACGCTACCGGGCAGATCGACAGCATGCTGGAACCCGGACGCTTCCTGTACGTGTACGGCACGTATTACCCGCAGGAGAACGCGCATGTCTTCGAGGCGCAGTTCCTGCTGTTCGTGGGCCGCAAGACGGATGAATTCACCTTCGAGAAGCAGAACTGGTGGATTCATCAGCTGTCCGAGATCGCCCGCTTCTACCGCAAGGCGCAGTTCGGCACCGGGCCGATCGACTACAAGGATTACCGCACCACCATCAACCTGTCGGGCGCAAGGCCGCTGGACAACTACGTTCAGGAAACCGACACCATCTCGCGGCTGGTCTACGGCTTCGCCTCGGCCTTCATGCTGACCGGCGAAGACGAATTCCTAGAAGTCGCAGAGAAGGGCACCGAGTATCTGCGCGACCACATGCGCTTCTTCGACCGCGACGAGAACATCGTGTACTGGTATCACGGCATCAACGTGAAGGGCGCACGCGAGGAGAAGCTGTTTTCGTCGGAATTCTCGGACGACTACGACGCTGTGCCCGCCTACGAGCAGATCTATGCGCTGGCCGGGCCAATCCAGACCTACCGCGTGACCGGCGACCCGCGCATTCTGAACGACGCCAACCTGACCATCGACCTGTTCGACCGCTTCTTTCTCGACAAGGAGCGCGGCGGCTACTACTCGCACCTCGACCCGATCACCCTCGACCCGCTCAGCCCGTCGCTGGGCGAGAACACCGGCAAGAAGAACTGGAATTCCGTGGGCGACCACGCGCCCGCCTACCTGATCAATCTGGTGCTGGCGACCCGCGACCCGCGCTTCGAAAAGATGCTCGAAGACACCTTCGACACCATCACCAACCACTTTCAGGATTACGACAACAGCCCCTTCGTGCAGGAGAAATTCCTCCAGGACTGGTCGCCGGATCGTCAGCACATGTGGCAGCAGAACCGGGGCGTGGTGGGCCACAACCTGAAGATCGCCTGGAATCTGATGCGGATGTACGGCTCCAAGCCCAAGCCGGAGTACGAGAAGCTGGCCCGCCGCATTGCCGAAGAAATGCCGAAAGTCGGCCTGGACGTACAGCACGGCGGCTGGTACGACGTGATGGAACGCGCCCGCTCGCACGGCGATGAGCGTTACCGCTTCGCCTTCCACGACCGCAAGGCCTGGTGGCAGCAGGAACAGGGCATCCTGGCCTACCTGATTCTGAACGGCGTGCTGGGCGACGAGGAATATCTGCGTCTGGCCCGCGAATCGAGCGCCTTCTACAATGCCTGGTTCCTGGATCACGACGACGGAGCCGTGTACTTCAACGTGTTCGCCAACGGCATGCCGTACCTGCTCGGCACCGAGCGCTTCAAGGGCAGCCACTCGATGAGCATGTATCACTCCTCGGAGTTGTGCTACCTGTCAGCGGTCTACAGCAACTTGCTGATCTTCAAGAAGCCGATGGACTTTTACTTCAAGCCCGAGCCGGGCGGCTTCAAAGACAACATCCTGTACGTGTCGCCCGACATCCTGCCGCCCGGACGCGTCAAGATCAGCGCCGTGACCATCGACGGCAAGCCCTACGACAACTACGACGCCGACGATCTGAGCGTCAAGCTGCCGGAATCCGACGTGCGTGTGAAAGTCATGGTGACGTTGCAGCCGATCTGA
- a CDS encoding STAS domain-containing protein, which produces MEITSEQVQNVTVITLKGDIDGKTAGTTQQTVLPMIPSDGRLLLDMSAVPYMSSAGLRMLLLIYRQAQSKHSEVALVGLTDDIKDTMSATGFLSYFLTAADVAAGVKSFSA; this is translated from the coding sequence ATGGAAATCACCTCAGAACAGGTACAGAACGTCACGGTCATCACCCTGAAGGGCGACATCGACGGCAAGACGGCCGGCACCACCCAGCAGACGGTGTTGCCGATGATTCCCAGCGACGGGCGGCTGCTGCTCGATATGAGCGCCGTACCGTACATGTCGAGCGCGGGCCTGCGGATGCTGCTGCTGATCTACCGGCAGGCACAGAGCAAACACAGCGAGGTCGCGCTGGTCGGCCTGACCGACGACATCAAGGACACCATGTCGGCCACCGGATTCCTCAGCTACTTTCTGACCGCTGCCGACGTGGCAGCGGGCGTGAAGAGTTTCAGCGCATGA
- the glgX gene encoding glycogen debranching protein GlgX — translation MTATDPGVGRIDFYPTHQHAGYKMRAGKPFPFGATLVPNGVNFSIYSSTATACTLVIFDKGALTPRAEIPFPPEFKLGDVYSMIVFDLDPETLEYGYRMDGPWQPEAGLRFDESKILMDPYARVIGGRDVWGVVPNWDNPFQHRSRLAFDDFDWEGDVPLQIPTEDLIVYETHVRGFTKDPSSGVHFPGTFAGLREKIPYLKQLGVNCIELMPIYEFDEFEHAHVDPDTGAVTHHNYWGYSTVGFFAPKAGYAATGALGMQVDELKTLVKELHRAGIEVVLDVVFNHTAEGDHRGPSISLRGLDNKTYYMLTPEGYYFNFSGTGNTLNCNHPVVRNMVLDCLRYWAAEYHIDGFRFDLASILGRASDGTPLSNPPLLEALAHDPILAKCKLIAEAWDAGGLYQVGSFPAYNRWAEWNGKFRDVTRRFLKGDEGTVAELATRLAGSPDMYSGRGPTASINFITAHDGFTLADMVSYNDKHNEANGENNGDGANDNNSWNGGVEGPTDDPEILALRGRQIRNAAVMLLTAQGVPMLMAGDELGRTQHGNNNTYCHDTPLNWIDWSLTEKNADLLRFFSHLLHFRHAHPVLRNRWHHSGYDYVGSGLPDLSWHGQQAWRPDWSPSSRTLAFMLDGKHARGGSEPDQTIYVAFNTSWDTQGFELPPLPGGERWHVFANTSMPSPEDICAPGEEWLLEEQAYVLLGPRSSVILVGKPTYLA, via the coding sequence ATGACCGCCACCGATCCGGGCGTCGGACGCATCGACTTTTACCCCACGCACCAGCATGCGGGGTACAAGATGCGGGCCGGAAAACCCTTTCCGTTCGGGGCGACCCTGGTGCCAAACGGCGTGAATTTTTCGATCTACAGCAGCACCGCCACTGCCTGCACGCTGGTGATCTTCGACAAGGGAGCCCTGACGCCCCGCGCCGAGATTCCCTTTCCGCCGGAATTCAAGCTGGGCGACGTGTACAGCATGATCGTCTTCGACCTCGACCCCGAGACGCTGGAATACGGCTACCGCATGGACGGGCCGTGGCAGCCGGAAGCGGGCCTGAGATTCGACGAAAGCAAGATTCTGATGGACCCGTATGCCCGCGTGATCGGCGGGCGTGACGTATGGGGCGTGGTGCCCAACTGGGACAATCCCTTCCAGCACCGCTCGCGGCTGGCCTTCGACGATTTCGACTGGGAAGGCGACGTGCCGCTTCAGATTCCCACCGAAGACCTGATCGTCTACGAAACGCACGTGCGCGGCTTTACCAAAGACCCGTCGAGCGGCGTTCATTTCCCCGGCACCTTCGCGGGCCTGCGCGAGAAGATTCCGTACCTCAAGCAGCTCGGCGTGAACTGCATCGAGCTGATGCCGATCTACGAATTCGACGAATTCGAGCATGCCCACGTCGATCCCGACACCGGCGCCGTGACCCATCACAACTACTGGGGCTATTCGACGGTGGGCTTTTTTGCCCCCAAAGCCGGGTACGCCGCGACCGGGGCACTGGGCATGCAGGTCGATGAGCTCAAGACGCTGGTCAAGGAACTGCACCGGGCCGGCATCGAGGTGGTGCTGGATGTGGTGTTCAACCACACGGCAGAGGGCGACCACCGGGGGCCGTCGATCAGCCTGCGCGGACTGGACAACAAGACGTACTACATGCTGACGCCGGAAGGCTATTACTTCAATTTCTCCGGCACCGGCAACACGCTCAACTGCAACCATCCGGTGGTCCGAAACATGGTGCTCGACTGCCTGCGGTATTGGGCCGCCGAATACCATATCGACGGCTTCCGCTTCGATCTGGCCTCGATCCTGGGACGCGCCTCCGACGGTACGCCCCTAAGCAACCCGCCGCTGCTCGAAGCGCTGGCCCACGATCCGATCCTCGCGAAATGCAAGCTGATCGCGGAGGCGTGGGACGCGGGCGGTCTGTATCAGGTCGGCAGCTTTCCGGCGTATAACCGCTGGGCCGAGTGGAACGGCAAATTCCGCGACGTGACCCGGCGCTTTCTGAAGGGCGACGAGGGCACGGTGGCCGAACTGGCGACCCGTCTGGCTGGCTCACCCGATATGTACAGCGGGCGCGGCCCCACCGCCAGCATCAACTTCATCACCGCGCACGACGGCTTCACGCTGGCCGACATGGTGAGCTACAACGACAAACACAACGAGGCCAACGGCGAGAACAACGGCGACGGCGCGAACGACAACAATTCCTGGAACGGCGGCGTGGAAGGCCCCACCGACGATCCGGAGATTCTGGCGCTGCGCGGACGGCAGATCCGCAATGCCGCCGTGATGCTGCTGACCGCTCAGGGCGTGCCGATGCTGATGGCCGGAGACGAACTGGGCCGCACCCAGCATGGCAACAACAACACCTACTGCCACGACACCCCGCTCAACTGGATCGACTGGAGCCTGACCGAGAAGAACGCCGACCTGCTGCGCTTCTTCAGTCATCTGCTGCACTTCCGGCACGCGCATCCGGTGCTGCGAAACCGCTGGCATCACAGCGGCTACGACTATGTGGGCAGCGGTCTGCCCGACCTGAGCTGGCACGGTCAGCAGGCGTGGCGGCCCGACTGGTCGCCCAGCAGCCGCACGCTGGCGTTCATGCTCGACGGCAAGCACGCACGCGGCGGCAGTGAGCCCGATCAGACCATCTACGTGGCCTTCAACACCTCCTGGGATACCCAAGGCTTCGAGTTGCCCCCTCTGCCCGGGGGCGAGCGCTGGCACGTCTTCGCCAACACTTCGATGCCCTCGCCTGAAGACATCTGTGCTCCCGGCGAAGAGTGGCTGCTGGAAGAACAGGCGTATGTACTGCTCGGCCCCCGCAGCAGCGTGATTCTGGTCGGCAAGCCAACGTACCTGGCCTGA
- a CDS encoding STAS domain-containing protein, with protein sequence MAFDATLETTPDAAIITLSGELDASAAPKFRTAIEQAAESSPTRLVLMMQNLDYMASAGLRALVFAKQKMGSGVELYVIGAQEAVAETIELTGFQHSVTMQSEYQPV encoded by the coding sequence ATGGCCTTTGACGCAACTCTTGAAACCACCCCCGACGCCGCCATCATCACCCTTTCCGGCGAACTCGACGCCTCCGCCGCCCCCAAATTCCGCACCGCCATCGAGCAGGCCGCCGAGAGCAGCCCGACCCGTCTGGTGCTGATGATGCAGAACCTCGATTACATGGCGTCGGCTGGCCTGCGGGCGCTGGTCTTCGCCAAGCAGAAGATGGGCAGCGGCGTCGAACTGTACGTGATCGGCGCACAGGAAGCGGTGGCCGAGACCATCGAACTGACCGGATTTCAGCACAGCGTCACCATGCAGAGCGAATACCAGCCCGTATAA
- a CDS encoding SpoIIE family protein phosphatase: MTATELLTVPGNLDALDDIATYVLNAATQAGLDRKSAYRLRLAVDEIATNIVTHGYEETGQEGPIWVQANLLPQMLTIVLEDEAPEYDPLNTPTPDDLDAPIEDRQIGGLGVYLTLRGVDEFHYERAGARNRNVFTMRRGTRDVPAEVSPAGLTLLVYSPNPAVVGSLTTTLRGLGYSVEVVTSPEAAQQMITGGEASALLISDSTPVHDVKTLLAMSAEQEVGKRPALLAYTQHLVQPERLKTLLDLGIPDYLSLPLDPALVRARIAAAVELRRLSDHSEGARKDAEWLLIERDVQIGRDIQLSFLPQTLPQPPGWELAAYFRPAREVAGDFYDAFELTNGRRLGFVIADVCDKGVGAALFMALFKTLIRWGAQQNVNLGWLDTASTSVTQNREWLKSSPEARRQSLPSIGTGSLLNAIAGTNRYIVENHGMTGYFATVFFGILDPQNGNLIYINAGHNPPFILRANGDQELLKPTGPAVGMLLDGVFNIQQAKLMPGDTLFAYTDGVTDAKDIHGQFFSMHHLTELMQKPPSSANGAVNRVRDQLLEHIGAAAQFDDITMICVRRDQGTPL; the protein is encoded by the coding sequence GTGACTGCGACTGAACTGCTGACTGTTCCGGGCAATCTGGACGCGCTCGACGATATTGCAACCTATGTGCTGAACGCGGCGACGCAGGCGGGGCTTGACCGCAAGAGCGCGTATCGGCTGCGCCTGGCCGTCGATGAAATCGCCACCAACATCGTGACGCACGGCTACGAGGAAACGGGCCAGGAAGGACCGATCTGGGTACAGGCCAACCTGCTGCCGCAGATGCTGACCATCGTGCTGGAAGACGAAGCGCCCGAGTACGACCCGCTGAACACGCCGACCCCCGACGATCTGGACGCCCCCATCGAGGACCGTCAGATCGGCGGGCTGGGCGTGTACCTGACCCTGCGGGGCGTGGACGAATTTCATTACGAGCGTGCGGGGGCGCGAAACCGCAACGTCTTTACCATGCGGCGCGGCACCAGAGACGTTCCCGCCGAGGTCAGCCCCGCCGGACTGACGCTGCTGGTGTACTCTCCCAATCCGGCGGTCGTGGGCAGTCTGACCACCACGCTGCGCGGACTGGGCTACAGCGTGGAAGTGGTGACCAGTCCGGAGGCGGCCCAGCAGATGATTACGGGCGGCGAGGCCAGCGCCCTGCTGATCTCTGACAGCACGCCCGTCCACGACGTGAAGACGCTGCTTGCCATGAGCGCCGAACAGGAAGTCGGCAAGCGCCCGGCTCTGCTGGCCTACACCCAGCATCTGGTGCAGCCCGAGCGACTGAAGACGCTGCTGGATCTGGGCATTCCCGATTACCTGAGCCTGCCCCTCGACCCGGCACTGGTGCGTGCCCGTATCGCGGCCGCCGTCGAACTGCGTCGCCTGAGCGATCACTCCGAGGGTGCCCGCAAGGACGCCGAATGGCTGCTGATCGAGCGCGACGTGCAGATCGGGCGCGACATCCAGCTCAGCTTCCTGCCGCAGACCCTGCCACAGCCGCCCGGCTGGGAACTGGCGGCGTACTTCCGGCCCGCCCGCGAGGTCGCCGGAGACTTCTATGACGCCTTCGAGCTGACCAACGGGCGCAGGCTGGGCTTCGTGATCGCCGATGTCTGCGACAAGGGTGTGGGCGCGGCGCTGTTCATGGCGCTGTTCAAGACCCTGATTCGCTGGGGAGCGCAGCAGAACGTGAATCTGGGTTGGCTCGACACCGCCAGCACGTCGGTGACGCAGAACCGCGAATGGCTGAAAAGCTCTCCCGAGGCGCGTCGCCAGAGCCTGCCCAGCATCGGCACCGGGTCGCTGCTCAACGCCATCGCGGGCACCAACCGCTATATCGTCGAAAACCACGGCATGACCGGGTATTTCGCCACGGTGTTCTTCGGCATTCTCGATCCTCAGAACGGCAACCTGATCTATATCAATGCCGGACACAACCCGCCGTTTATTCTGCGGGCCAACGGCGACCAGGAGCTGCTCAAGCCCACCGGGCCAGCCGTGGGCATGCTGCTCGACGGCGTGTTCAACATCCAGCAGGCCAAGCTGATGCCGGGCGATACGCTGTTTGCCTACACTGACGGCGTGACGGACGCCAAGGACATTCACGGTCAGTTCTTCTCGATGCACCACCTGACCGAGCTGATGCAGAAGCCGCCGTCTTCGGCCAACGGTGCCGTCAACAGGGTGCGCGATCAGCTTCTGGAGCATATTGGAGCCGCTGCCCAGTTCGACGACATCACCATGATCTGCGTACGGCGCGATCAGGGCACGCCTCTATGA